DNA sequence from the Arthrobacter sp. V1I9 genome:
TGGTAGTGGATGACGAACCCAACATCCGGGAGTTGCTCTCCACGTCCCTGCGGTTCGCTGGATTCGACGTCGTCTCCGCGGCAAACGGACGCGACGCCCTTGCCGCCGCCGATCTGCATGCCCCGGACCTCGCCGTCCTGGACGTTATGCTCCCGGACATGGACGGGTTCACCGTTACCCGCCGGCTCAGGGCTTCCGGCAAGCACTTCCCCGTTCTGTTCCTGACCGCCAAGGACGATACCGAGGACAAGGTCACCGGCCTCACCGTCGGCGGGGACGATTACGTCACCAAGCCTTTCAGCCTCGATGAGGTGGTCGCCCGGATCCGGGCCGTCCTGCGCCGGACGCAGCCCATGCTCGATGACGACGCAGTGATCCGCGTTGATGACCTGGAGCTCGACGACGACGCCCACGAAGTGCGGCGAGGCGGCACCGTCATCGAACTGTCCCCCACGGAGTTCAAGCTGCTCCGCTACCTCATGCTCAACCCAAACCGGGTGCTGTCCAAGTCGCAGATCCTGGACCACGTGTGGGAGTACAACTTCAACGGAGATGCCTCCATCGTGGAGTCGTACATTTCCTACCTGCGCCGGAAAGTGGACATCGACCCCGAAGCTCCGGCCCTGATCCAGACCAAGCGCGGCGTGGGGTACGTGCTCCGGACGGCAGAAAAGCGCTGACCTTGCTGCCGCGGTGGAAGTCGGCCTCGCTCAGGACGCAACTGGTGGCCATGATTATGGCGCTGCTCATCGTCGCCCTCACCGTGACGGGGGCAGGCACCCTGGCCCTGCTTCACAACTACCTGCAGACCCAGGTGGACGGCAAACTCAACGCAGCCGTCGACCTGGCGAGCAGGCAACGGTCCTTCTCGCAACTGCAGGCACGGAGCAACCCCGAGGTTCCCACCGACTATTCGCTGATTCTGTTTGTGCCGGGGGAAGAGCCTTATCCGTTCGGCGCTGAACCGGATAACGGGCCGGACATCAGCTCCATGAGCGTGGAAGAGGCCCAGGCCCGAGGCAACGATCCTTTCCAGGTGCGGGGAACGGACGGCCAAAACTGGCGGGTTTTGGCGGTGACGGTGCAGAACAACCAGACCACCGCGGTAGTGGTCATCGGGCTGCCGCTGGAGAGCGTTGACGACGTCCTGAAGCACGCCACCCTTGTTGTCACAGGAGTGGGCCTGCTGACCCTGCTGCTGGCGTCCCTGATCGCCAGCTGGACTGTATCGCGTGCCTTCCGCCCGCTTGCAAGGGTGGAAAAGACCGCAGCGGCCATTGCCGCCGGGGATTTGTCCCGCCGCGTGGACGTGGAAAATCCCAGCACCGAGCTCGGCCGGCTCAGCAGCTCCCTGAATGCCATGCTGGCCCACATCGAAACAGCCTTCTCCGCCCGGATGGCGTCAGAGGCGAGGATGCGCCGGTTCGCGGCCGACGCCTCCCATGAACTGCGTACCCCGCTGGTGACAATCCGGGGCTTCTCGGAGCTGTACCGGCACGGGGCGCTGGCCACCAACGAGGACGTGGCCATGGCCATGGGCAGGATCGAAAGCGAAGCCAAGCGCATGGGCTCCATGGTGGAGGACCTGTTGCTGCTGGCCCGCCTGGATGAACAGCGCCCGTTGCAGCAAAAGCCCGTGGACCTGCAGCTGATCGCCCATGACGCGGTGGTGGACACGCAGGCCAGCGCCCGGTCCCGCGTGATATCGCTCGTGGGGCTCGACGGCGGCCCGGCAGCTCCCGCGCCCGTGCTGGGTGATGAAGCGAAACTCCGCCAGGTGGTAGGCAACCTGGTAGGCAACGCCCTGCGCTACACCCCGGAGGACAGCCCGATTGAGCTGGCTGTCGGCGTCCGCGCCATGGAGGGCGGGGAGCTCCGCTCAGTCATCGAAGTCCGCGACCACGGCCCCGGCATTTCTGAGGAGGACGCATCCAAGGTTTTCGAGCGCTTCTATCGGGCCGATACCTCCCGTACGCGGGAGACGGGCGGCAGCGGGCTGGGACTGGCCATTGTGGCCGCCATCGTCGGCTCCCACGGCGGTTTCGTCCGGGTGGCGAACACCGACGGCGGGGGCGCCACACTTGTGGTCACCCTTCCGAACCGCGACGACGCACCGGATAACGAATTCTCGGACAGTGCCGGAGTGGAGGACCTGGGTTCATACCCATAGCAGGGCGCAACGACGCAGTAGGCAGCGAGGGGCGGGGTTATCCACATATGGCCTCCCCGGCATGGCACCGCCGCACCCGCTTTCATAGGCTCGTCATCGTGGCCCGGACAGTCCGGGCGCGGGAGCAGACGCTGCCCGTTCCAGCGAAAGGCACTGCCATGAGCATCATTTCCGTCGACACCGAACTGCTCCAGCTCAAATCCGCCAATGTGCAGGCAACAGTGGACCGCATCAGCGCGGACGTCCAGGCCATGAAGCGGGGGCTTGACGAGCTCCAGGGCACCTGGCGGGGCTCTGCTGCCACGAACTTCCAGGCACTCATCACGGAGTGGACCATCACCCAGGGCAGGGTGGAGGCTTCCTTGGCCTCGATCAACATGGCGCTCTCGTCCGCGGCGGCCACCTACGCGCAGGCCGAGCAGGGAAACACCCAAAGGTTCAGCTGACCCGCTGCTCGTGAAGTCCTAGGCTTCGGGCGT
Encoded proteins:
- a CDS encoding response regulator transcription factor; translation: MNKNGPEAKLLVVDDEPNIRELLSTSLRFAGFDVVSAANGRDALAAADLHAPDLAVLDVMLPDMDGFTVTRRLRASGKHFPVLFLTAKDDTEDKVTGLTVGGDDYVTKPFSLDEVVARIRAVLRRTQPMLDDDAVIRVDDLELDDDAHEVRRGGTVIELSPTEFKLLRYLMLNPNRVLSKSQILDHVWEYNFNGDASIVESYISYLRRKVDIDPEAPALIQTKRGVGYVLRTAEKR
- a CDS encoding HAMP domain-containing sensor histidine kinase, whose translation is MLPRWKSASLRTQLVAMIMALLIVALTVTGAGTLALLHNYLQTQVDGKLNAAVDLASRQRSFSQLQARSNPEVPTDYSLILFVPGEEPYPFGAEPDNGPDISSMSVEEAQARGNDPFQVRGTDGQNWRVLAVTVQNNQTTAVVVIGLPLESVDDVLKHATLVVTGVGLLTLLLASLIASWTVSRAFRPLARVEKTAAAIAAGDLSRRVDVENPSTELGRLSSSLNAMLAHIETAFSARMASEARMRRFAADASHELRTPLVTIRGFSELYRHGALATNEDVAMAMGRIESEAKRMGSMVEDLLLLARLDEQRPLQQKPVDLQLIAHDAVVDTQASARSRVISLVGLDGGPAAPAPVLGDEAKLRQVVGNLVGNALRYTPEDSPIELAVGVRAMEGGELRSVIEVRDHGPGISEEDASKVFERFYRADTSRTRETGGSGLGLAIVAAIVGSHGGFVRVANTDGGGATLVVTLPNRDDAPDNEFSDSAGVEDLGSYP
- a CDS encoding WXG100 family type VII secretion target, producing MSIISVDTELLQLKSANVQATVDRISADVQAMKRGLDELQGTWRGSAATNFQALITEWTITQGRVEASLASINMALSSAAATYAQAEQGNTQRFS